Proteins co-encoded in one Glandiceps talaboti chromosome 22, keGlaTala1.1, whole genome shotgun sequence genomic window:
- the LOC144452559 gene encoding uncharacterized protein LOC144452559 isoform X1, with translation MSFRGRGGGSFRGRGGGRGGFSRGGRGGGRGGYRQYDQGPPDAVVEAGTLMHPCQDELVLRSILKDQVPYFNAPIYLKNKEQIGKIDEIFGQIRESYFSVKLSDSMKAGSFEKEQTFFIDPNKLLPLQRFLPGAGGRVQKRGGGRGGRGGRGGRGGRGGGFRGGRGGGGFRGGGGRGGGGFRGGGRGFSPRGRGRGGKYILYKL, from the exons ATGTCATTCCGTGGCCGTGGTGGAGGATCTTTTCGAGGACGAGGAGGAGGTCGTGGTGGCTTTAGTCGAGGAGGACGTGGTGGGGGTAGGGGTGGTTACAGACAGTATGACCAAGGCCCTCCTGATGCAGTTgttg aGGCTGGAACATTGATGCATCCTTGTCAAGATGAACTTGTGTTGAGATCAATACTCAAGGACCAAGTTCCCTATTTTAATGCACCAATTTATCTCAAAAATAAAGAACAGATTGGaaaaattgatgaaatatttggacaaataCGAGAATCT TATTTTTCAGTCAAGTTGTCAGATTCAATGAAAGCAGGTTCATTTGAAAAAGAACAAACA TTTTTCATAGATCCTAACAAGTTACTGCCACTACAAAGATTTCTGCCTGGAGCTGGTGGTCGAGTCCAGAAGAGGGGAGGTGGAAGAGGTGGAAGGGGAGGCAGAGGGGGTAGAGGAGGTAGAGGAGGAGGATTTAGAGGTGGCCGAGGAGGAGGTGGTTTCAGAG GAGGTGGTGGACGAGGAGGGGGTGGCTTCAGAGGAGGTGGAAGAGGCTTCTCCCCAAGGGGGAGGGGAAGAGGAGGTAAATACATCCTGTATAAAttatga
- the LOC144452558 gene encoding tetraspanin-14-like: protein MAEIQLLCLKYLLFLFNVIFWLAGVLILGLGIWAHIISNQGGIDFSKLRGAEVDSIIVFLFANYPLFIIFIGIIIFVLATSGCIGALRENTCLLNFFAAVLCIIFLLQVALGLFLFITLQYNKESFFGEVESVINISIRKYRDDINLQELIDGLQQGMECCGSEGFDDWEQNLYFNCSMEEIGAVEACGVPFSCCRKNPEDTVINIQCGYGIRKQGMNVERGETIYVQGCSSAIEFFLVEHYYTIGGVPIAFALLEMFGIFFARKIVSIVKDLKARYKYQERQLRRYQQEQEQIEQAMIASRKPHRVYDRTEV, encoded by the exons ATGGCAGAAATCCAGCTTCTGTGTTTAAagtatttattgtttttgttcaatGTTATTTTCTGG TTGGCTGGTGTATTAATTCTTGGACTTGGCATCTGGGCACATATTATATCTAACCAG GGTggcattgatttttcaaagttAAGGGGTGCAGAAGTGGATTCTATTATAGTATTCCTGTTTGCAAACTATCCATTGTTTATTATCTTTATTGGAATCATCATTTTTGTACTTGCTACATCAGGATGTATAGGTGCACTTAGAGAGAATACATGTTTGTTGAACTtt TTTGCTGCTGTGCTATGTATAATATTTCTACTTCAAGTTGCCCTGGGTTTATTTCTCTTCATCACATTACAATATAACAAAGAAAGT TTTTTTGGGGAAGTGGAATCAGTCATAAACATATCTATAAGAAAATACCGAGATGATATCAACCTACAAGAACTCATCGATGGACTTCAACAAGGG ATGGAATGTTGTGGGAGTGAAGGATTTGATGACTGGGagcaaaatttatattttaactgCTCAATGGAGGAAATTGGTGCAGTTGAAGCATGTGGTGTACCATTTTCTTGTTGTCGGAAGAATCCCGAG GATACCGTTATTAATATTCAATGTGGGTATGGTATCAGAAAACAAGGCATG AATGTTGAAAGAGGAGAAACTATTTATGTGCAGGGGTGTTCCAGTGCAATTGAATTTTTCCTTGTTGAACACTATTACACAATTGGTGGAGTTCCAATTGCTTTTGCTTTATTAGAG ATGTTTGGAATATTTTTTGCCAGAAAAATAGTGTCCATTGTGAAGGATTTGAAAGCAAGATACAAATACCAAGAAAGACAACTCAGAAGATACCAGcaagaacaagaacaaataGAACAGGCTATGATAGCTTCCAGAAAACCACACAGAGTTTACGACCGTACAGAAGTATGA
- the LOC144452559 gene encoding H/ACA ribonucleoprotein complex subunit 1-like isoform X2, translating to MSFRGRGGGSFRGRGGGRGGFSRGGRGGGRGGYRQYDQGPPDAVVEAGTLMHPCQDELVLRSILKDQVPYFNAPIYLKNKEQIGKIDEIFGQIRESYFSVKLSDSMKAGSFEKEQTFFIDPNKLLPLQRFLPGAGGRVQKRGGGRGGRGGRGGRGGRGGGFRGGRGGGGFRGGGGRGGGGFRGGGRGFSPRGRGRGGW from the exons ATGTCATTCCGTGGCCGTGGTGGAGGATCTTTTCGAGGACGAGGAGGAGGTCGTGGTGGCTTTAGTCGAGGAGGACGTGGTGGGGGTAGGGGTGGTTACAGACAGTATGACCAAGGCCCTCCTGATGCAGTTgttg aGGCTGGAACATTGATGCATCCTTGTCAAGATGAACTTGTGTTGAGATCAATACTCAAGGACCAAGTTCCCTATTTTAATGCACCAATTTATCTCAAAAATAAAGAACAGATTGGaaaaattgatgaaatatttggacaaataCGAGAATCT TATTTTTCAGTCAAGTTGTCAGATTCAATGAAAGCAGGTTCATTTGAAAAAGAACAAACA TTTTTCATAGATCCTAACAAGTTACTGCCACTACAAAGATTTCTGCCTGGAGCTGGTGGTCGAGTCCAGAAGAGGGGAGGTGGAAGAGGTGGAAGGGGAGGCAGAGGGGGTAGAGGAGGTAGAGGAGGAGGATTTAGAGGTGGCCGAGGAGGAGGTGGTTTCAGAG GAGGTGGTGGACGAGGAGGGGGTGGCTTCAGAGGAGGTGGAAGAGGCTTCTCCCCAAGGGGGAGGGGAAGAGGAG GATGGTAA
- the LOC144452369 gene encoding putative ATP-dependent RNA helicase DDX46, with protein MPRETRHYRKRSRSSSRSTSRSPSPSRSKRRREKDRERNRDRERRRSRERDRVRPIDRHDRGDRRRSRSRERHRRSRSRERRRSRSRERDRRNRSRSRDRDRERHHHSRSRSRERKRSRSRSRERDRKRRSRSHEKKVHSKSKEQSRSRSKSPVKVKVKEEPVKVKEEKEAPVLDKEMEQKRLEDEMQRRRERIEKWRLERKKQEEAAAQPQAPEPKKKQWSLEDDTDDDEEEEVMEEEEGEEEQKDNVIKPKENAKKDDIKVTNEDVDPLDAFMQGVNEEVRQIHMNDSKKKGKTMMVTAQVGGGKSSGKFSILTGIAKPKGSTVSSKGELMENDQDAIEYSSEEEEESLKDTMSNLIQNKKKKELEAVDHNKIDYKDFRRNFYVEVPEIAKMTEAEVTSYRAELENIKVRGKHCPKPVKAWVHCGVSKKVLDVLKKHKYEKPTPIQAQTLPAIMSGRDMIGIAKTGSGKTLAFLLPMFRHIMDQDPLDIDEGPIAVIMSPTRELAMQIYKECKKFTKSTSLRAVCVYGGTGISEQIAELKRGAEIIVCTPGRMIDMLSANSGRVTNLRRCTYVTLDEADRMFDMGFEPQVMRIIDNIRPDRQTVMFSATFPRQMEALARRILNKPIEVQVGGRSVVCSDVEQHAVILDDDQKFFKLLELLGTYQEQGSVLIFVEKQEGADRLLKDLMKASYSCLSLHGGIDQYDRDSTIQDFKAGNIRLLVATSVAARGLDVKQLILVVNYDCPNHYEDYVHRVGRTGRAGNKGFSYTFLTQEQARYAGDVIKAFELAEQTPPEELVKMWNDFTTQQKSEGKQIMKSSGFSGKGFKFDETEKELANEKKKLQKAALGLQDSDEEDAGVDIDQQIEDMFASKRTVKDVTVPVGTNPALAATPSVIPPIPGTGNVNTEKLELAKLMAEKINRNLEGSKDIMQQATQAIMKGGSLAAPTVSAKTIAEQMAEKINAKLNYRPVSEGEEGNSNEPPTETFRKYEEELEINDFPQTARWKVTSKENLAQIQEYSEAGITIRGTYFPPGKEVKEGDRKLYLAIESTSEMAVQKAKKEITRLIKEELVRLQHSYQPTNRGRYKVL; from the exons atgccGAGGGAAACGCG GCATTACCGCAAAAGATCTCGATCGTCATCCCGAAGTACTTCCCGATCTCCGTCGCCATCCCGTTCTAAACGGAGACGTGAGAAAGATCGGGAAAGGAATCGAGACAGGGAACGTAGGCGAAGCCGTGAAAGGGATAGGGTACGTCCTATTGATCGTCATGACAGGGGAGATCGACGAAGATCCAGGTCGAGGGAAAGACAcagaaggtcaaggtcaagagAAAGgagaaggtcaaggtcaagagAGCGAGATAGAAGGAACAG ATCAAGGTCCAGAGACAGAGACCGAGAACGGCACCATCATTCCAGAAGTAGATCCAGGGAACGCAAAAGATCAAGGTCAAGAAGTCGAGAAAGGGATAGAAAGCGAAGATCTAGGAGTCATGAAAAGAAAGTCCATTCCAAAAGTAAAGAACAAAGTCGGTCTAGGTCAAAATCAccagtcaaggtcaaagtcaaagaaGAGCCTGTGAAGgttaaagaagaaaaagaagctCCAGTCTTAGACAAG GAAATGGAACAGAAACGACTGGAGGACGAAATGCAGCGTCGACGAGAACGCATTGAAAAATGGCGACTCGAACGTAAAAAGCAAGAAGAAGCTGCAGCACAACCACAAGCTCCAGAACCTAAGAAAAAACAGTGGAGTCTTGAAGAtgatactgatgatgatgaagaggaagaagtcatggaagaagaagaaggagaaGAAGAACAGAAG GACAACGTTATTAAACCCAAAGAGAATGCCAAAAAGGATGACATAAAAGTGACAAATGAAGATGTGGACCCTCTTGATGCATTCATGCAAGGAGTAAATGAAGAAGTTCGTCAGATTCATATGAATGACTCTAAGAAGAAAGGAAAAACGATGATGGTTACTGCTCAAGTTggtggg ggaaagtCAAGTGGTAAGTTCAGCATACTGACTGGCATTGCCAAGCCTAAAGGAAGTACAGTTTCCAGTAAGGGAGAGTTGATGGAAAATGACCAGGATGCTATTGAA TATTCATCagaggaagaagaagaaagtTTGAAAGATACGATGTCTAATTTAATACAGAACAAAAAGAAGAAGGAATTAGAGGCTGTAGATCACAACAAAATAGATTATAAAGATTTCCGTAGAAATTTCTATGTTGAAGTTCCAGAGATTGCTAAAATGACTGAAGCAG AGGTGACTTCTTATCGTGCTGAACTTGAAAATATCAAGGTACGTGGTAAACATTGCCCCAAACCTGTCAAAGCCTGGGTACATTGTGGTGTCTCCAAGAAAGTACTCGATGTCTTGAAGAAACATAAGTATGAGAAACCTACACCAATCCAAGCTCAAACCCTGCCGGCTATTATGTCTGGTAGAGACATGATTGGGATTGCTAAGACAGGAAGTGGGAAAACGTTAGCTTTCCTTTTACCCATGTTTAGACATATTATGGATCAAGACCCATTGGATATAGATGAAGGACCTATTG CTGTAATCATGTCACCCACCAGGGAATTAGCCATGCAGATCTACAAAGAGTGTAAGAAATTTACCAAATCTACATCACTGAGAGCTGTATGTGTTTATGGTGGTACTGGTATCAGTGAACAG ATTGCTGAACTTAAACGTGGTGCTGAGATTATTGTATGTACTCCAGGTAGAATGATTGACATGCTGTCAGCAAACAGTG GCCGGGTAACCAATTTACGACGTTGCACGTATGTTACACTGGATGAAGCAGATAGGATGTTTGATATGGGATTTGAACCACAG GTCATGCGTATTATTGATAACATTCGTCCAGATCGTCAGACCGTTATGTTCTCGGCAACCTTTCCTCGTCAAATGGAGGCCTTGGCCAGACGTATCTTAAACAAACCAATTGAAGTTCAAGTTGGCGGCAGGAGTGTTGTTTGCTCTGATGTGGAACAGCATGCA GTCATTCTGGATGACGATCAAAAGTTTTTCAAATTACTAGAATTATTGGGTACATATCAAGAACAAGGCAGTGTACTTATATTTGTAGAAAAGCAAGAAGGAGCTGATCGTTTATTAAAAGACCTGATGAAAGCATCGTACTCATGTTTGTCATTACATGGTGGTATTGATCAGTATGATAGGGATTCCACAATCCAGGATTTTAAAGCCGGGAATATTAGACTGTTAGTAGCGACGTCAGTGGCTGCCAGAGGTTTGGATGTTAAACAGCTGATATTGGTTGTCAACTATGATTGCCCTAACCATTATGAAGACTATGTGCATCGAGTAGG TCGAACTGGACGTGCTGGTAACAAAGGCTTTTCATACACTTTCCTAACACAAGAGCAGGCACGCTATGCTGGGGATGTTATTAAAGCGTTTGAATTGGCAGAGCAGACGCCACCAGAAGAGTTAGTTAAAATGTGGAATGATTTTACTACACAACAAAAATCA GAAGGTAAACAGATCATGAAGAGCAGTGGATTCAGTGGGAAAGGctttaaatttgatgaaactgaGAAAGAGTTGGCGAATGAGAAGAAGAAATTACAGAAAGCAGCGCTCGGCCTACAAGACTCTGACGAAGAGGATGCAGGCGTAGAT ATTGACCAGCAGATAGAGGATATGTTTGCATCTAAAAGAACAGTGAAGGATGTTACAGTGCCTGTAGGTACTAACCCAGCTCTAGCTGCCACTCCTAGTGTTATACCACCGATACCAGGAACTGGTAACGTCAATACTGAGAAATTAGAACTGGCCAAACTCATggctgaaaaaattaatagaaactTAGAGGGCTCTAAAGATATTATGCAGCAAGCTACCCAGGCTATCATGAAAGGTGGCTCCCTAGCTGCACCAACAGTATCG GCTAAGACCATTGCAGAACAAATGGCAGAGAAGATCAATGCCAAACTCAACTACAGACCAGTATCTGAAGGCGAAGAAGGCAACTCTAATGAACCACCAACTGAAACATTCCGTAAATATGAAGAAGAATTAGAAATTAATGACTTCCCTCAGACTGCCAGGTGGAAAGTCACTTCTAAG